Proteins encoded together in one Camelina sativa cultivar DH55 chromosome 9, Cs, whole genome shotgun sequence window:
- the LOC104710687 gene encoding uncharacterized protein LOC104710687 — MEESDKGTALKKAYAEMILNTAKESAARVMVSDKKTARLHHDLCGTKDEALRLLVRLKQMIGAQTIESEITSSNKQRQIDLLEAQLQEAEDIITDLRSEVRWVRDKLEKARKAHNVVVNKERETISNQKIADLEVVVGSVYPNQDRSECVSFLNQKSSLLDDECGGKETISAAEAIASLHPDQEDADTSGSLLNQSSLFDDECGGNDEKQFHGLSVETSKACESDANIRSKKLELSRNGSTQRIHALERKSSHSANGEERRTTEKDRDENLSSVSTRSLVLALRATNAEVIPIKPSNSLGIKKSRKSRRSRKTRWSKRKATQVRSQSPLIKPCQSHSDIPCSKNGEDSMDTHLSVENEEVDALNSCKGLDETKIKPLRRLDHGLTSVKCNVYPTSGSTNATVFSVNATNRSTDDDLKSRMVKCEGGEDSVVPTTKMGPELVDPCSELKANAVVSDQISESLRADKNRLVKYTYQRKRKKGSLNSNDVNNYPPRKRKVEEKNPIESS; from the exons ATGGAAGAGTCAGAT AAAGGGACGGCCCTGAAGAAAGCTTACGCGGAGATGATTCTAAACACGGCGAAGGAATCAGCGGCTAGGGTAATGGTTTCCGACAAGAAAACAGCTCGGTTACACCACGATCTTTGCGGAACTAAAGACGAAGCTCTTCGTTTACTTGTCCGATTGAAACAGATGATTGGTGCTCAG ACAATTGAATCAGAGATTACATCATCAAACAAGCAACGGCAGATTGATTTGCTTGAAGCTCAGTTACAAGAGGCTGAAGATATTATTACTGATTTGAGGTCTGAGGTTAGATGGGTGAGAGACAAATTGGAGAAAGCGAGGAAGGCACATAATGTAGTTGTTAACAAGGAACGAGAAACCATTTCTAATCAGAAGATTGCTGATCTAGAGGTTGTTGTTGGAAGTGTTTATCCTAATCAAGACAGGAGTGAGTGTGTCTCTTTTCTGAATCAGAAGAGCTCATTGCTTGATGATGAATGTGGTGGTAAGGAAACCATTTCTGCTGCAGAGGCTATTGCAAGTTTGCATCCTGATCAAGAGGATGCAGATACGAGTGGCTCTCTTCTGAATCAGAGCTCATTGTTTGATGATGAATGTGGTGGAAATGACGAAAAGCAGTTTCACGGGTTGAGTGTTGAAACTTCAAAGGCTTGTGAGTCTGACGCCAATATCAGGAGCAAAAAGCTTGAGCTGTCTCGAAATGGGTCTACACAGAGGATCCATGCTTTGGAGAGGAAATCATCTCATTCTGCAAACGGAGAGGAACGACGCACAACTGAAAAGGATAGGGACGAAAACTTGAGCTCAGTAAGCACTAGATCTCTTGTTCTTGCTCTTAGAGCTACGAATGCAGAGGTGATACCAATAAAGCCGTCTAATTCTTTAGGAATCAAGAAGTCTCGCAAATCACGAAGAAGTAGAAAGACGAGGTGGAGCAAACGAAAAGCTACACAGGTTAGGTCTCAAAGTCCGCTTATAAAACCTTGTCAATCTCACTCTGATATTCCCTGTTCCAAGAATGGCGAAGATTCCATGGATACTCACCTGTCGGTAGAGAATGAAGAGGTTGATGCCCTTAATTCTTGTAAAGGATTGGACGAGACTAAGATAAAGCCGCTTCGTCGTTTGGATCATGGGTTAACTTCAGTTAAATGCAATGTATATCCAACTTCAGGATCCACAAATGCTACTGTCTTCAGTGTGAATGCAACAAATCGATCAACAGATGATGACTTGAAATCAAGAATGGTAAAATGTGAAGGTGGAGAAGATAGTGTGGTTCCAACTACCAAAATGGGCCCTGAGTTGGTTGATCCATGTTCTGAGTTGAAAGCTAATGCAGTGGTATCAGATCAAATCAGTGAGTCTCTGAGAGCTGACAAAAATCGCCTTGTGAAGTATACATACCAAAGGAAACGGAAAAAGGGATCTTTAAACTCAAACGATGTCAATAACTACCCTCCACGGAAGAGAAAGGTGGAAGAGAAAAATCCAATTGAATCCAGTTAG
- the LOC104715098 gene encoding uncharacterized protein At4g04775-like produces MSSSSSSGSSFTRRGTERGIPRKCRCGVAFVVKTSETMNNLGRLFHCCSYGSKENNEHLFKWTDISMVEEMEEVESVVGKIKVDVESLAKGLNAVKAEMESLAMETRTCEAVCNSYENEIQAIKAVAQGCEKEIEELKAVIACCEK; encoded by the exons ATGTCTTCATCTTCTAGTTCGG GGTCGAGCTTCACACGACGTGGAACAGAAAGGGGAATACCTAGAAAATGTAGATGTGGTGTAGCGTTTGTAGTCAAGACTTCAGAAACAATGAATAATCTGGGGAGGCTATTTCATTGTTGTTCTTATGGCTCCAAGGAGAATAATGAGCATTTGTTCAAATGGACCGATATATCTATGGTGGAAGAGATGGAAGAAGTTGAGAGTGTTGTTGGGAAGATAAAAGTAGATGTGGAAAGCTTAGCGAAAGGCTTAAATGCTGTGAAAGCTGAGATGGAGAGTCTAGCAATGGAGACACGCACATGTGAGGCCGTATGCAATAGCTACGAAAATGAAATCCAAGCCATCAAAGCTGTTGCACAAGGATGTGAGAAGGAGATTGAAGAACTCAAAGCTGTGATTGCTTGTTGTGAAAAATAG